From Papilio machaon chromosome 2, ilPapMach1.1, whole genome shotgun sequence, the proteins below share one genomic window:
- the LOC106718787 gene encoding uncharacterized protein LOC106718787, whose protein sequence is MTTMAGPRKTVSIYDYPEHLNPFREEDNHNKIRFWTIGRKLSRSNSITFKDIRNSWSLRSFMKKGKKEKAETKSSQQNGESSPIVFRRALQYSSASTGSGTGVRSTVGSPERADRYVYGGSVTPLPRSRFQERLRSPSQHEVNSISTTPRMARSDITGSRLSVESTNPFDECPVPPVRASRRKKKRAPLPPPTAAISPDVTVEQTELRITETDDQKEQNKSVDDEIENVNLNIELKIVEDEDVQNTSMETSPTTVEDISTTTVSEKLDDTENKIEDTNEQVNGKDDEIIKVKSADSEDDILNKVSFPKIDINKYRRNSSVNEDDIRLRRGNLEDFHSLSNKRSKSLTNALDGSYVSYDINLNEDKSNIDLNSNEEPQKVVCKLYEDPRKHSIDKSISSTENEFMEIDKATRELEREISKLNSALHEDDITLHGARLSVSDIRRKFDKPDVSSPNPIPKPRRSHNGDTQSTANGNIQT, encoded by the exons ATGACGACGATGGCGGGACCTCGGAAGACAGTCTCAATTTATGACTATCCTGAGCACCTGAACCCCTTTCGGGAGGAGGATAACCATAACAAGATACGTTTCTGGACGATTGGACGTAAACTCAGTCGATCGAACAGCATCACATTTAAGGACATAAGAAATTCTTG GTCATTAAGATCGTTTATGAAGAaaggaaaaaaagaaaaagcagAAACCAAGTCGAGTCAGCAGAATGGAGAGAGCAGTCCTATTGTCTTCAGGCGGGCTTtgcaat ATTCGTCAGCGTCAACGGGCAGTGGCACGGGCGTTCGCAGCACGGTGGGCTCTCCGGAGCGCGCGGACCGGTACGTCTATGGAGGCTCGGTGACGCCACTACCGCGATCCCGCTTCCAGGAGCGCCTACGCAGCCCTAGCCAGCACGAGGTCAACTCCATCAG TACAACGCCGCGCATGGCCCGCAGCGACATAACGGGTTCGCGGCTGAGCGTGGAGAGCACCAACCCCTTCGACGAGTGCCCCGTACCGCCGGTACGCGCCTCACGACGCAAGAAAAAGCGCGCGCCCCTGCCCCCGCCAACTGCTGCCATTTCTCCTGACGTTACG GTGGAACAAACAGAGTTGAGAATAACTGAAACAGACGAccaaaaagaacaaaataaaagtgtCGATGACGAGATAGAAAATGTCAATTTGAATATTGAACTCAAAATAGTCGAAGATGAAGATGTTCAGAACACAAGTATGGAGACGAGTCCTACCACAGTCGAAGATATATCAACAACGACGGTTTCAGAAAAACTTGATGATACAGAAAACAAAATCGAAGATACAAACGAACAAGTGAACGGCAAAGATGATGAAATAATCAAAGTAAAAAGTGCCGATTCTGAAGATGATATATTGAACAAGGTGTCATTTCccaaaattgatataaataagtatagaAGAAACTCAAGTGTTAACGAAGATGATATCAGATTGCGACGAGGTAACCTAGAAGACTTCCATTCGTTATCCAATAAACGGAGCAAAAGTTTAACGAATGCTCTCGATGGATCGTACGTgtcttatgatataaatttaaatgaagacaAAAGTAACATCGATTTGAACAGCAATGAGGAACCTCAGAAAGTTGTGTGCAAACTTTACGAAGATCCTAGAAAGCATAGCATCGATAAATCTATTTCTAGTACAGAAAATGAGTTTATGGAAATCGATAAAGCCACAAGAGAACTTGAAAGAGAAATCAGTAAACTAAATTCGGCTTTACACGAGGACGATATAACTTTGCACGGAGCGCGTCTGTCAGTCTCGGATATAAGAAGGAAATTTGATAAACCTGATGTTTCGTCACCAAATCCAATACCAAAGCCACGAAGGAGTCACAATGGCGACACACAATCAACTGCTAATGGAAATATTCAAACGTAA
- the LOC106718619 gene encoding cilia- and flagella-associated protein 57, with translation MAINTPPIIAARIFYGLRTDIQYNVHYLSDSEIIYPAGGVIVIHNHLQKKQKFIRLQDKHKPIKSMVLAPNRRWLALNEIAEEGQKPIITIYDLTTYKRRKILTVPFENSTAREFACVQFTYDSKYLVAITGEPDWYLYYYNWDKGKVESHAKAQNPSGQGIVESVQCNPSDATLVVITGPYTFRIMNVAETVWRQWGWCKAENINITSCMWLNPDRIMFGTDSGMIMLVENGELRQNCVFRALEVMEMSIKKVEQETEESDKTSTASKPDTTSDQVFADTETYPVTCFINFPKGFAFSCGPGYVHMFEKETIHHYRKRNVFRISKKSYKHTREYPMWSPLDAIQHVTIDPNQETLLITTLRKQLYSVKLFGQHMLQNPEIPFTELGPAMHYGRINSLSMCAWKPIFMTSGEEDKSIRIWNYMTDDVELIKLYQEEIHCVSLHPTGLFAIVGFSDKLRYMVVLIDDFEVMREFPIRNCKQAKFSTNGHLFGAVNGQVIQVFSSVSFQNVFNLKGHNGLITCLAWSANDLTLVSCGTEGAVYEWSMSTGQRIGEVILKTNQFSACAVNSNGKTTYGIGTDGEIKEIGSNTIRRSLGLIGCPLDTIILSRSDMMLFITGGEGGVTAVQLPLLDKAIYNEFHMHNKKVTSIALAYDDQTLISVAEDASICLWRLTNADGRAIALDKDFAYSKEILISKKDLQEKINSINLLSTRMSELETEHTYQLRQAEATQAEKLKEVHEGYCAAIEELKEKNETMENEHTHEIGMIQQDIAKLRSGHERTLQTLEADFNVRLISEYDRYQSLEDKTARMRKEYESRIEKLAESKREALRELNEMYEAKLEEKELVFQELQEQADMATKEHETIKTSIEEDADREIIEIRTAYEVQLKEEKDANVRLKGETGLMKKKLIAANKEIEEFKHQVSQLKAEHKQFQKVISTLEREVADLKKEICERDGTIQDKEKRIYELKRKKQELEKYKFVLNFKITELKNQIEPLDREIKERKMRILELEVSLENLLKQKARRELNINQLNEKLASAKKDYLAEANRNMTFKNTLKKIKIDLHNMSANLQDPTKLKSSVKALFHKYVEDEDFIRGRAAEDEAVREFNRQRDHLEKQIASLKANLAKSLGGSKSDITKIMDENCTLLTEINNLRTELKSTRTRCFQMESILGLSARYIPPAAARAKLKQVTEDREKLDEKFKQKIDEREEIIVALKEENDRLLAKFQCPEEYSGNTSEFNQ, from the exons ATGGCGATCAATACACCGCCAATTATTGCGGCTCGTATTTTTTACGGACTCCGGACTGATATTCA gtacAATGTTCATTACCTAAGTGATTCGGAGATCATTTATCCGGCAGGAGGAGTTATAGTAATTCATAATCATCTACAGAAGAAACAGAAGTTCATTAGACTCCAAGATAAACATAAACCTATAAAATCAATGGTCCTTGCTCCAAACAG ACGATGGCTCGCACTAAATGAAATAGCCGAGGAAGGTCAAAAGcctattataacaatttacgACTTGACCACCTACAAAAGGCGCAAGATATTAACTGTACCGTTCGAGAACTCGACTGCTAGAGAGTTTGCGTGCGTTCAGTTCACGTATGATTCTAAATATCTGGTCGCGATAACTGGCGAGCCGGACTGGTACTTGTACTATTATAACTGGGATAAAGGAAAAGTCGAAAGTCACGCTAAAGCGCAAAACCCAAGCGGACAAGGAATTGTCGAAAGT GTACAATGTAATCCTTCTGATGCAACACTTGTCGTAATAACCGGGCCGTACACATTTCGTATCATGAACGTGGCTGAAACGGTGTGGCGGCAATGGGGATGGTGTAAAGCTgaaaat ATCAACATAACGAGTTGCATGTGGCTGAATCCGGACCGCATCATGTTCGGCACGGACAGCGGCATGATCATGCTGGTGGAGAACGGCGAGCTGCGACAGAACTGCGTCTTCCGTGCTCTCGAGGTCATGGAGATGTCCATCAAGAAGGTGGAACAAGA AACTGAAGAAAGTGATAAGACTAGTACAGCTAGTAAGCCAGATACCACCAGTGACCAAGTATTCGCAGACACAGAAACTTACCCAGTTAcctgttttattaattttccaaAAG GGTTTGCATTCTCTTGTGGTCCCGGTTACGTCCATATGTTTGAGAAGGAAACGATACATCACTATAGAAAACGAAATGTCTTCAGGATTTCTAAGAAATCATACAA ACATACGAGAGAGTACCCCATGTGGTCACCGTTGGACGCCATTCAGCACGTTACGATTGATCCTAACCAAGAGACTCTTCTTATTACCACGCTACGGAAACAACTGTACAGCGTCAAGCTGTTTGGACAACACATGCTGCAG AATCCAGAAATACCGTTTACGGAACTCGGTCCAGCGATGCATTACGGCCGTATCAATTCTCTGTCGATGTGCGCATGGAAGCCGATCTTTATGACATCAGGTGAAGAGGACAAGAGTATCCGTATCTGGAACTACATGACGGATGATGTTGAGCTGATTAAATTGTACCAGGAAGAGATTCATTGTGTCTCGCTTCATCCCACCG GTTTATTTGCCATAGTTGGGTTTTCGGATAAATTACGCTATATGGTTGTACTGATCGACGACTTCGAAGTGATGCGCGAGTTTCCAATACGGAATTGCAAGCAAGCGAAATTTAGCACAAACGGACATCTTTTTGGTGCGGTGAATGGACAAGTTATACAGGTCTTCTCCTCTGTGTCGTTTCAGAATGTTTTCAATCTTAAGGGACACAACGGTCTT ATAACTTGTCTCGCCTGGTCTGCAAATGATCTCACTCTAGTATCGTGTGGTACTGAAGGCGCGGTCTACGAATGGAGTATGTCTACTGGACAACGAATCGGAGAAGTTATCCTTAAAACGAATCAATTTAGCGCTTGCGCGGTTAACAG CAATGGAAAAACTACGTACGGGATAGGTACTGACGGCGAAATCAAAGAAATAGGGTCGAATACAATAAGAAGAAGTTTAGGATTGATCGGTTGCCCTTTGGACACGATAATTCTCTCACGTTCCGACATGATGCTCTTCATCACTGGAGGAGAAGGCGGCGTGACGGCGGTGCAGCTGCCCCTCCTCGATAAAGCCATCTATAATGAGTTTCACATGCACAACAAGAAGGTTACCAGCATCGCTCTGGCCTACGATGATCAAACGCTCATATCTGTCGCAGAAGACGCATCCATCTGTTTGTGGCGTCTTACCAACGCGGATGGTAGAGCCATCGCTTTAGATAAAGACTTTGCGTATTCCAAAGAGATATTGATAAGTAAAAAAGATTTGcaagaaaaaattaacagcATTAAT ttactGAGCACTAGAATGAGTGAACTTGAAACTGAACACACATACCAGCTCCGGCAGGCTGAAGCAACGCAAGCTGAAAAACTGAAAGAGGTTCACGAAGGTTACTGCGCCGCTATCGAAGAACTGAAAGAAAAGAATGAA ACAATGGAGAATGAGCATACACACGAAATAGGAATGATACAACAAGATATAGCAAAACTACGTTCAGGTCACGAGAGGACTCTGCAGACATTAGAAGCAGACTTTAATGTCAGATTGATCAGTGAATACGACAGATATCAG AGTCTGGAAGATAAGACTGCTCGAATGAGAAAAGAGTATGAATCCCGTATAGAGAAACTAGCGGAAAGTAAACGAGAAGCGCTACGAGAACTCAATGAAATGTATGAGGCGAAACTTGAAGAAAAAGAACTTGTTTTCCAGGAG CTTCAAGAACAAGCTGATATGGCAACTAAAGAACACGAGacaataaaaacttcaatagaagaagacgcAGACCGTGAGATCATTGAAATAAGAACAGCTTACGAAGTTCAATTGAAGGAGGAGAAAGATGCTAATGTGAGGCTTAAAGGGGAAACTGGTTTGATGAAGAAAAAGTTGATTGCGGCCAATAAAGAAATTGAAGAATTTAAACATCAAGTCTCACAACTTAAAG ctGAACATAAACAGTTCCAAAAAGTTATTTCGACATTGGAGCGCGAAGTGGCtgatttaaagaaagaaatttgTGAAAGAGATGGCACAATTCAGGACAAGGAGAAAAGAATATATGAATTGAAGAGAAAGAAACAAGAATTGGAGaagtataaatttgttttaaacttcAAAATAACTGAACTTAAGAACCAG ATTGAGCCATTAGATCGCGAAATTAAAGAGAGAAAAATGCGCATACTCGAGTTGGAAGTGTCGCTCGAAAATTTGCTAAAGCAAAAAGCTCGCCGCG agcTTAATATCAATCAATTAAACGAAAAATTGGCGTCCGCAAAAAAGGATTATTTAGCTGAAGCAAACAGAAATATGACGTTTAAGAATACgttgaagaaaattaaaatcgacCTTCACAACATGTCGGCGAACCTGCAAGATCCGACAAAACTAAAGTCGAGCGTTAAG GCACTATTCCATAAGTACGTAGAGGATGAGGACTTTATCCGAGGTCGCGCGGCTGAGGACGAAGCTGTCAGAGAGTTCAACCGGCAGCGTGACCACCTCGAGAAGCAGATCGCCTCGCTCAAAGCCAACCTCGCCAAGTCACTCGGGGGATCGAAGAGTGACATCACCAAAATTATGGAT GAAAACTGCACTCTGTTGACCGAGATCAACAATTTACGTACGGAGCTGAAGTCAACGCGTACCCGTTGTTTCCAAATGGAATCGATCCTGGGCCTCTCGGCGCGATACAtcccgcccgccgccgcgcgcGCTAAGCTAAAGCAGGTTACAGAGGATCGGGAGAAACTGGACGAGAAATTTAAACAGAAGATAGAT GAAAGAGAAGAAATCATTGTAGcattaaaagaagaaaacgATCGCTTGCTTGCAAAGTTCCAGTGCCCTGAAGAGTACAGTGGCAATACATCAGAGTTCAACCAGTGA
- the LOC106718707 gene encoding probable very-long-chain enoyl-CoA reductase art-1, with protein MEIEILTTVGSKSLGKITLNDDATIQNVKEKIYQNLKKSLYPERQAIKPEAKGKSLKDETTLKSLNIQDGSKLYVADLGPQISYKNVFLAEYAGPLFVYLWVYQRPWILYGEQTSSPGTVANIAAVCWTFHYAKRLLETVFVHRFSHGTMPIRNLFKNCTYYWLFALYIAYHVNHPLFTAPCNVCVYVGLAGFVLCELGNLSIHLLLKNLRPPGTKVRRIPMPDGNPFSLLLNYVSCPNYTYEFGSWVFFTVLTKCAPVGIFAAVGMYQMSVWAINKHRNYKKEFPDYPKSRKAILPFIL; from the exons ATGGAG ATTGAAATATTGACCACTGTGGGGTCAAAGTCTCTcggtaaaataacattaaatgacGACGCCactatacaaaatgtaaaagaaaaaatttatcaaaaccttaaaaaatccCTTTACCCTGAAAGGCAAGCAATCAAACCGGAAGCGAAAGGAAAGTCACTGAAGGATGAAACTACTCTAAAATCTCTGAATATCCAAGATGGTTCTAAGCTATATGTCGCAGACCTTGGGCCacaaatatcttataaaaatgtatttttagctGAATATGCTGGTCCATTGTTTGTATATCTTTGGGTTTATCAAAGGCCATGGATCTTGTATGGGGAACAAACATCATCACCAGGAACTGTTGCTAA tATAGCAGCTGTATGCTGGACTTTCCACTATGCTAAAAGACTGTTGGAGACAGTTTTTGTCCACCGTTTCTCACATGGCACTATGCCCATTCGTAACTTATTCAAGAACTGCACATATTACTGGCTGTTTGCTCTATACATCGCCTACCATGTGAATCATCCACTCTTCACTGCACCATGCAATGTTTGTGTGTATGTGGGTCTTGCAGGATTTGTT TTATGTGAACTGGGCAATCTGAGCATTCATTTGCTGCTAAAGAATCTCCGTCCTCCTGGTACCAAAGTGAGACGTATCCCTATGCCTGATGGAAATCCGTTCTCACTGCTTTTGAATTACGTCTCCTGTCCTAATTATACATATGAGTTTGGCTCTTGGGTATTTTTCACCGTTTTGACCAAATGTGCACCag TGGGTATATTTGCTGCAGTTGGAATGTACCAGATGTCAGTTTGGGCTATCAATAAACACCGCAACTACAAGAAAGAGTTCCCTGACTATCCCAAGAGCCGTAAAGCTATCCTCCCTTTCATTCTCTAA